The Deinococcus sp. AJ005 genome includes a window with the following:
- a CDS encoding ABC transporter permease: MLSSLLKNSRFTFSAVLLLIVVLVGVIGPMIRTANPLFAVGGRYDRPDSKLWLGTDAIGNDVFLQLIHGIGNSLYIGLVAGVIATLIGVIIGLSAGYFGGLLDEILMGMTNVFITIPTIVILVLLSVTLNSRSTVLLGVIIGVTSWPWTARAVRAQAASLRSREHVDVARLSGISTPRILLGEILPYMASYVVMAFVLQMSSGILNEAGLSLLGLGPDNSISLGKLLQGALQGEALRTGAYWAILPPTLILALISFSLLMVQSSLDEYFNPRLRRNT; the protein is encoded by the coding sequence ATGCTGAGTTCCTTGCTGAAAAATTCCCGCTTTACCTTCAGCGCCGTGCTGCTGCTGATCGTGGTGCTGGTGGGCGTGATCGGCCCAATGATCAGAACCGCCAACCCGCTGTTTGCTGTCGGCGGGCGCTATGACCGCCCCGACAGCAAACTGTGGCTGGGTACCGACGCCATCGGCAACGATGTCTTCCTGCAACTGATCCACGGCATTGGCAATAGCCTGTATATCGGGTTGGTGGCCGGAGTGATCGCCACGCTGATCGGGGTGATCATCGGCCTGAGCGCCGGGTACTTCGGCGGCCTGCTCGACGAGATTTTAATGGGCATGACCAACGTGTTCATCACCATTCCCACCATCGTGATTCTGGTGCTGCTGTCGGTCACGCTGAACTCGCGCAGCACCGTTCTGCTCGGGGTGATCATCGGCGTGACCAGTTGGCCTTGGACTGCCCGCGCCGTGCGCGCCCAGGCCGCCAGCTTACGCAGCCGCGAGCATGTGGACGTGGCGCGGCTGTCGGGCATCAGCACCCCGCGCATCCTGCTGGGCGAAATCCTGCCGTACATGGCCAGTTACGTGGTGATGGCCTTTGTGCTTCAGATGTCCAGCGGCATCCTGAACGAGGCCGGGCTAAGTTTGCTGGGGCTGGGGCCGGACAACAGCATCTCGCTGGGCAAGCTGCTTCAGGGCGCGCTTCAGGGCGAAGCGCTGCGGACCGGGGCGTACTGGGCGATTTTGCCGCCCACGCTGATCCTGGCGCTGATCTCGTTCTCGCTGCTGATGGTGCAGTCCAGCCTGGACGAATACTTCAACCCGCGTCTGAGGAGGAACACATGA
- a CDS encoding ABC transporter substrate-binding protein — MSQSLKKNALWLTAGLLATLSVSAQAQNLPRAQTLIVSGWQYDTPTSFNPVSPAQSAWPVGNTNSGTNVYELVYETLMTFNSATGKLEPLLATGYTQKGNVITVKMQPAAKWQDSKALTAADVVYSFELGKREALSYSNLWDYVSSVKAPDARTVVITLNPKKLNPGLVINYLGQIVIVPQHIFAAVEKEKTPLAQFTNLKPVGSGPYKVSTYNAERVVAIRDDNYWGKSVWGLPAPKYILHPIFKGNDSANLALSQGNVDVSQSFIPEIWKLKDKGVGTWLSSEPYYLPGSIPLLVVNTTKKGLDNPLVRRAIAMSINYPLIAKTAMSNYSVPANASLLLPSGNEKNIFNAAEVKKNGWSYNPQGAVDIMEKQLKAKKGGDGIYVLPDGTRLGPWKLAAPNGWTDWNQALSVVASSGKAVGIDLRTDFPQQSVWQTNLNTGDFDLALNGSVGVSAAGPWPRFQAAMDNRDTPKIGENAFSNYGRYSNSQVAPLLDKAAAATSAADQKNLYGQLDAIFQKDVPAIPLMYRPYEFYEFNTAHWTGFPTSADPYAAPQNAQAGVRMLYKIKPR; from the coding sequence ATGTCACAGTCCCTGAAAAAGAATGCCCTCTGGTTGACGGCTGGCCTGCTCGCCACGCTGTCCGTGTCGGCCCAGGCCCAGAATCTGCCCCGCGCCCAGACTCTGATCGTCTCTGGCTGGCAGTACGACACCCCCACCAGTTTCAACCCCGTCTCTCCGGCCCAGTCGGCGTGGCCGGTGGGCAACACCAACTCGGGCACCAACGTCTATGAGCTGGTCTACGAGACCCTGATGACCTTCAACAGCGCCACCGGCAAGCTGGAGCCGCTGCTGGCCACCGGGTACACCCAGAAAGGCAACGTCATCACGGTCAAGATGCAGCCCGCCGCCAAATGGCAGGACAGCAAGGCGCTGACCGCCGCCGACGTGGTGTACTCCTTTGAGCTGGGCAAGCGCGAGGCCCTCAGCTACTCCAACCTGTGGGATTACGTCAGTAGCGTCAAGGCCCCCGACGCCAGGACAGTCGTGATTACCCTGAACCCCAAGAAACTCAATCCGGGACTGGTCATCAACTACCTGGGCCAGATCGTGATCGTGCCGCAACATATCTTCGCTGCCGTGGAAAAGGAAAAAACGCCGCTGGCCCAGTTTACCAACCTGAAGCCCGTCGGCTCCGGTCCCTACAAGGTCAGCACCTATAACGCCGAGCGCGTGGTGGCCATCCGGGACGACAACTACTGGGGCAAGTCGGTCTGGGGCCTGCCCGCGCCCAAGTACATCCTGCACCCGATCTTCAAGGGCAACGATAGCGCCAACTTGGCCCTATCGCAGGGCAATGTCGATGTCTCGCAGAGCTTCATTCCCGAAATCTGGAAACTCAAGGACAAGGGCGTCGGCACCTGGCTGAGCAGCGAGCCGTACTACCTGCCCGGCAGCATTCCCCTGCTGGTCGTCAACACGACCAAGAAAGGGCTGGACAACCCGCTGGTGCGCCGCGCCATCGCCATGTCGATCAACTACCCCCTGATTGCCAAGACGGCCATGTCCAACTACTCGGTGCCGGCCAACGCCAGCCTGCTGCTCCCCAGCGGCAACGAGAAGAACATCTTCAACGCCGCAGAGGTCAAGAAGAACGGCTGGAGCTACAACCCGCAGGGGGCCGTGGACATCATGGAAAAGCAGCTCAAGGCCAAGAAGGGCGGCGACGGCATCTACGTGCTGCCCGACGGCACCCGCCTGGGGCCGTGGAAGCTGGCTGCACCCAACGGCTGGACCGACTGGAATCAGGCCCTGTCCGTGGTGGCGTCCAGCGGCAAGGCGGTGGGCATCGACTTGCGAACCGATTTCCCGCAGCAGTCGGTGTGGCAGACCAACCTGAACACCGGCGATTTCGATCTGGCCCTCAATGGCAGCGTCGGCGTCAGCGCCGCCGGGCCGTGGCCGCGCTTTCAGGCCGCGATGGACAACCGCGACACCCCGAAAATCGGTGAGAATGCCTTTTCCAACTACGGGCGCTACAGCAACTCGCAGGTCGCCCCGCTGCTCGACAAGGCGGCTGCCGCCACCAGCGCCGCCGATCAGAAGAACCTGTACGGCCAGCTCGACGCCATCTTCCAGAAAGACGTTCCGGCCATTCCGCTGATGTACCGCCCCTACGAGTTCTACGAATTCAACACGGCCCACTGGACCGGCTTCCCCACCAGCGCGGACCCCTATGCTGCGCCCCAGAATGCCCAGGCCGGGGTGCGGATGCTCTACAAGATCAAGCCCCGCTGA
- a CDS encoding ABC transporter ATP-binding protein, which yields MTGHQVDGAAPVSLQNEATSSTPLLEFDRVSRVFGSVTAVKDVSFQIAPGQIVALVGESGSGKTTLARLAMRLLLPTSGEIRLEGEAVGKHSQRSYWRSVQAAFQDPSASFNQFYTVRRLLRTSLGVLDQKLSRDELETRMAEALTQVGIPPAMLDKRPHELSGGQRQRVMIARALMLRPRLLVADEPTSMLDASLRVSLLNLLRDLRDQQGLSILLITHDLGQAYYVSDRLLVMYRGELVEQGDTETVVAERCHPYTQQLLADVPKLH from the coding sequence ATGACCGGGCATCAGGTAGATGGAGCGGCTCCCGTCAGCTTGCAGAACGAAGCTACGTCGTCCACACCATTACTAGAATTTGACCGTGTCAGCCGCGTGTTCGGCTCAGTCACGGCGGTCAAGGACGTGAGTTTCCAGATCGCGCCGGGCCAGATCGTGGCGCTGGTGGGCGAGAGCGGCAGCGGCAAGACCACCTTGGCGCGGCTGGCGATGCGCCTGCTGCTCCCCACCAGCGGCGAGATTCGGCTGGAGGGCGAGGCGGTGGGCAAGCACTCCCAGCGCTCCTACTGGCGCAGCGTGCAGGCCGCCTTTCAGGACCCCTCGGCGTCGTTCAATCAGTTCTACACGGTGCGCCGCCTGCTACGGACCTCGCTGGGCGTGCTGGACCAGAAGTTAAGCCGCGACGAGCTGGAAACGCGCATGGCCGAGGCGCTGACGCAGGTGGGCATTCCCCCGGCCATGCTGGACAAGCGCCCTCACGAACTCTCGGGCGGCCAGCGCCAGCGCGTGATGATCGCCCGCGCCCTGATGCTGCGCCCGCGCCTGCTGGTGGCCGACGAACCCACCTCCATGCTGGACGCCTCGCTGCGCGTCAGCCTGCTGAACTTGCTGCGAGACCTTCGCGATCAACAAGGTTTGAGCATTCTGCTGATCACCCACGATTTGGGGCAGGCGTATTACGTCAGTGACCGCCTGCTGGTGATGTACCGAGGCGAACTGGTCGAGCAGGGCGATACCGAGACCGTGGTGGCCGAGCGCTGCCATCCTTACACCCAGCAACTGCTGGCAGACGTTCCCAAGCTGCACTGA
- a CDS encoding ABC transporter permease, producing MKPFTRYLLTKIAWYLLAFLAAAALNFFLPRLIPGNPVDQIVSGMGSGGTVSSASLQRIYATYIKEFGLDQPLIVQFGTYLNRLFHGDLGTSFANYPASVNSIVRAALPWSIALQLPAILIGWLIGNVLGAIAAYRGGVFDRTVFLGALGFSSIPYFSLAILLLYGFAVAWPILPSSGGYNFINSPSFTFGFFVDALQHYILPFLSLVLIVIGGQAVGMRSMAIYELGSDYVSYENSMGLGENRIIRGIFRNAMLPQITGLALAIGSLVGGALITEIVFSYPGIGTTLFTAIGQNDYPVIQGITILITLAVLGANFLVDLSYGFIDPRIRASQQGER from the coding sequence GTGAAACCCTTTACCCGGTACCTGTTGACCAAGATCGCGTGGTATTTGCTGGCATTTCTGGCCGCTGCCGCGCTCAATTTCTTTTTGCCCCGTCTGATTCCCGGAAACCCGGTGGACCAGATCGTGAGCGGCATGGGCAGTGGCGGCACCGTCAGCAGCGCCAGCCTGCAACGCATCTACGCCACCTACATCAAGGAATTCGGCCTCGATCAGCCGCTGATCGTGCAGTTCGGCACCTACCTCAACCGTCTGTTTCACGGTGATCTGGGCACCAGTTTCGCCAACTACCCGGCCAGCGTCAACAGCATCGTGCGGGCCGCGCTGCCCTGGAGCATCGCGCTGCAACTGCCCGCCATTCTGATCGGCTGGCTGATCGGCAACGTGCTGGGCGCAATCGCCGCTTACCGGGGCGGCGTGTTTGACCGCACGGTGTTTCTGGGGGCACTGGGCTTTTCCAGCATTCCGTACTTCAGTCTGGCTATCCTGCTGCTGTACGGCTTTGCAGTGGCGTGGCCCATTCTGCCCAGCAGCGGGGGCTACAACTTCATCAACTCTCCGTCCTTTACCTTCGGCTTTTTCGTGGATGCGCTGCAACATTACATCCTGCCCTTCCTGTCCCTGGTGCTGATCGTGATCGGCGGGCAGGCGGTGGGGATGCGGAGCATGGCAATTTATGAGCTGGGATCGGACTACGTGAGCTACGAGAACAGCATGGGCCTGGGCGAGAACCGCATCATTCGCGGCATTTTCCGCAACGCCATGCTGCCGCAGATCACCGGACTAGCACTGGCGATTGGCTCACTGGTGGGGGGCGCGCTAATCACCGAGATTGTGTTCTCTTATCCAGGGATCGGCACCACGCTGTTCACGGCCATCGGGCAGAACGATTACCCAGTAATTCAGGGCATCACCATTCTGATCACGCTGGCGGTGCTGGGGGCCAACTTCCTGGTGGACCTGAGTTACGGCTTCATCGACCCGCGCATCCGCGCCTCGCAACAGGGAGAACGCTGA
- a CDS encoding ABC transporter ATP-binding protein, whose amino-acid sequence MSDLLRAENLSAGYVTSAGLVQAVDDVTLTLREGEVLGIAGESGCGKSTLAALLARNINPPLRVTGGTLSMDGELADLSQALPRPQRGTLLSVLPQGAINAINPTVRVRDLAYDVMRAHEKGVTRKSARERAAERLGELGLPPRAVDQYPHELSGGMRQRVVAVISTLLNPRILIADEPSSALDVSSQQALVALLRDLLSREIIRGVVFITHDLPLMRTVADRVAIMYAGRLAELGQTDQMLNEPRHPYTRALVGSVLVPEPYVRRHRIEGIPGTPPDLADPPAGCRFHPRCTLADNKCLTDPPRVGDLESFAYCWRVAEAAQGQPVTPAAVARSGA is encoded by the coding sequence ATGAGCGACCTTTTGCGCGCCGAGAACCTCAGTGCTGGATATGTCACCTCCGCCGGACTGGTGCAGGCTGTGGACGACGTGACCCTGACCCTGCGCGAGGGCGAGGTGCTGGGCATTGCAGGCGAATCGGGCTGCGGCAAAAGCACCCTGGCCGCCTTGCTGGCTCGTAACATCAACCCCCCATTACGCGTGACTGGCGGCACCCTGAGCATGGACGGCGAACTGGCCGACCTGAGCCAGGCGCTACCTCGCCCGCAGCGCGGAACCCTGCTGAGCGTGCTGCCGCAGGGGGCCATAAACGCCATTAACCCCACCGTGCGGGTGCGCGATCTGGCCTACGACGTGATGCGCGCCCACGAAAAAGGGGTGACGCGCAAATCTGCCCGTGAGCGGGCGGCGGAGCGGCTGGGCGAGCTGGGCCTGCCACCGCGCGCGGTGGACCAGTACCCCCACGAACTGTCCGGGGGCATGCGCCAACGTGTGGTGGCGGTGATCAGCACGCTGCTTAACCCGCGCATCCTGATCGCCGACGAGCCTTCAAGTGCGCTGGACGTGTCCTCGCAACAGGCACTGGTGGCCCTACTGCGCGATCTGCTGTCGCGCGAAATCATCCGGGGCGTGGTCTTCATTACCCACGATCTGCCGCTGATGCGGACGGTGGCAGACCGGGTGGCGATCATGTATGCCGGGCGACTGGCCGAACTGGGCCAGACCGATCAGATGCTGAACGAACCCCGCCACCCGTACACCCGCGCCTTAGTGGGTTCGGTGCTGGTGCCGGAGCCGTATGTGCGCCGTCACCGCATTGAGGGCATTCCCGGCACACCGCCGGACCTGGCCGATCCGCCCGCCGGGTGCCGCTTTCACCCGCGCTGCACGCTGGCGGACAACAAATGCCTGACCGATCCGCCACGGGTGGGCGATCTGGAATCCTTCGCGTACTGCTGGCGCGTGGCCGAGGCGGCGCAGGGGCAGCCAGTCACACCTGCCGCCGTGGCCCGGAGCGGCGCATGA
- a CDS encoding LacI family DNA-binding transcriptional regulator, whose amino-acid sequence MTNSPMRPSIKDVARLSGVSIGTVSKCLSNATDVSQATRERVMKVADHIQYRPMALARGLARGRSGNIAVTLSAIHTPVFLDPFYAEVLGGIETELEARGLHLLLTSLKSGQDLLQLASERRADGLIMIGFEVTDSVLQKIAQMQPLVLVDRHVAGISSVMSDNREGTRQGTRRLIELGRRRLLFISERANVDNMQARLSGFRQALAEAQLDPQAIIVCDEDNALPLESVLSSIKQKSIDAVVCGNDHVAYKLLAALNRAGMRVPEQVAVLGYDGLRYPLEGLRRLSSVRVDKGAMGAAGARLLLDKIAQPGSPVRQEIISTTFQQGSTTPEPIR is encoded by the coding sequence TTGACCAACTCACCCATGCGTCCATCCATCAAAGATGTGGCCCGCCTGTCTGGCGTCAGCATCGGCACCGTCTCAAAGTGTCTGAGCAACGCCACGGACGTGTCTCAGGCGACCCGTGAACGGGTGATGAAGGTTGCTGATCATATTCAGTACCGTCCGATGGCGCTGGCGCGCGGGCTGGCGCGGGGACGCAGCGGCAACATTGCGGTTACTCTGTCGGCCATTCATACTCCAGTGTTTCTCGATCCTTTCTACGCTGAGGTGCTGGGGGGCATCGAGACTGAGCTGGAGGCACGTGGGCTGCATCTGCTGCTGACCAGCCTGAAATCGGGGCAAGATCTGTTGCAACTGGCATCGGAGCGGCGGGCCGATGGACTGATCATGATTGGCTTTGAGGTGACCGACAGTGTGCTCCAGAAGATCGCGCAGATGCAGCCACTGGTGCTAGTGGATCGCCACGTTGCAGGCATTTCCTCGGTGATGTCAGACAACCGTGAAGGGACTCGGCAGGGCACCCGGCGGCTGATTGAACTGGGAAGGCGGCGGCTGCTGTTCATCTCGGAGCGGGCCAACGTCGACAACATGCAGGCGCGGCTCTCTGGCTTCAGGCAAGCACTGGCCGAGGCGCAGCTTGATCCGCAGGCCATCATCGTCTGTGACGAGGACAACGCGCTGCCGCTGGAATCTGTGCTGAGCAGTATCAAGCAAAAGAGCATTGACGCGGTGGTTTGCGGCAACGACCATGTGGCCTACAAGCTACTGGCCGCCCTGAACCGTGCGGGCATGCGGGTGCCGGAGCAGGTGGCCGTGCTGGGCTACGACGGACTGCGTTACCCGCTGGAGGGCCTGCGCCGCCTGAGCAGCGTGCGGGTGGACAAGGGCGCGATGGGGGCCGCAGGGGCGCGGCTGCTGCTGGACAAAATCGCGCAGCCGGGCAGCCCGGTGAGACAAGAAATCATTTCCACTACCTTCCAGCAGGGTTCTACTACCCCGGAGCCAATTCGATGA
- a CDS encoding helix-turn-helix domain-containing protein, protein MPKTNRSASPLRKVFGENLRATRKAKGLSTFDVAYAIKMDWSYISQIERGGRNVGLDVMDALAGAVGVPLVDLLRTEYKP, encoded by the coding sequence GTGCCAAAGACCAACCGTTCAGCCAGTCCGCTGCGTAAAGTGTTCGGAGAGAATTTGCGGGCCACACGCAAGGCCAAGGGGCTGTCAACTTTCGATGTCGCTTACGCGATTAAAATGGATTGGTCCTACATCTCCCAGATTGAGCGTGGGGGCCGGAATGTCGGGTTGGATGTAATGGATGCTCTGGCTGGAGCGGTGGGCGTTCCGTTGGTTGACCTGCTCCGTACTGAATACAAGCCATAG
- a CDS encoding IS3 family transposase (programmed frameshift) → MKGKRYTEQQILSILEQVDAGQSLAEMTRLHGIAVSTIHRWKAKYGGMTKNETRRFRLLEEENRRLKKLVADLSLDNQVLKEVGGKKVVDPGATPQSQTPLKREMVGFVRLRFGVTERRACRQLGFWRSTQRHNSPGEEKDQVLKARLRFLALERPRFGYRRLHVLLKREGLKVNHKRVYRIYRAEGLAVRRKTRKKLVAGERGNKPPVSAPNQRWSMDFMSDQLASGQRFRVLNVVDDFTRECLIMHVGTSITGADVARLLSAVLVERAQPAMIVTDNGPEFISKALDQWSHEHGIIQHFNHPGKPVENAYIESFNGRVRDECLNLHWFQTLPQARLIVSAWHQDYNQVRPHSSLDNLSPQTFARLYQAG, encoded by the exons ATGAAAGGAAAACGGTACACCGAGCAGCAGATTCTGAGCATTCTCGAACAGGTCGACGCAGGCCAGTCCCTAGCCGAGATGACGCGACTTCACGGCATCGCGGTCAGCACCATCCACCGCTGGAAGGCAAAGTATGGCGGGATGACGAAGAACGAAACCAGACGGTTTCGTCTGCTGGAGGAAGAAAATCGCCGCCTCAAGAAACTGGTGGCAGATCTGTCGCTGGACAACCAAGTGCTGAAAGAGGTGG GTGGCAAAAAAGTGGTAGACCCGGGCGCGACGCCACAGTCCCAGACGCCGTTGAAGCGGGAAATGGTGGGATTTGTACGGCTGCGCTTCGGGGTCACCGAACGGCGGGCGTGTCGCCAGTTGGGCTTCTGGCGGTCGACACAACGACACAACAGCCCTGGAGAGGAAAAAGACCAGGTCTTGAAAGCTCGGTTGCGTTTCCTGGCGCTGGAACGGCCTCGTTTTGGATATCGGCGGCTCCACGTCTTGCTAAAACGCGAAGGATTGAAGGTCAATCACAAACGGGTGTACCGGATTTACCGTGCGGAAGGACTGGCCGTTCGGCGCAAGACGCGCAAGAAATTGGTGGCAGGAGAACGGGGCAACAAACCGCCAGTGTCCGCGCCGAATCAACGCTGGAGCATGGATTTCATGTCGGACCAACTGGCCTCAGGTCAACGGTTTCGCGTGCTGAACGTGGTTGATGACTTCACGCGGGAATGTTTGATCATGCATGTCGGGACCTCGATCACGGGCGCGGATGTGGCCCGACTCCTCTCCGCAGTGCTGGTTGAGCGCGCTCAACCAGCCATGATCGTGACGGACAATGGCCCGGAATTCATCAGTAAAGCGCTGGATCAGTGGAGCCATGAGCACGGAATCATCCAGCACTTCAACCATCCAGGGAAGCCCGTGGAGAACGCCTACATCGAGAGTTTCAACGGCCGTGTCCGGGACGAGTGCCTGAATCTCCACTGGTTTCAGACGCTGCCCCAGGCTCGCCTAATCGTGTCGGCCTGGCATCAGGACTACAACCAGGTTCGTCCGCACAGCTCCCTGGACAATCTCTCACCTCAGACGTTCGCCCGCCTGTATCAGGCGGGCTGA
- a CDS encoding EAL domain-containing protein, producing MRSLPVDVLKIDRVFIQNSQTDGAFVEAMVALGHSLDLTVVAEGIEDACTVARLRQLGCDLGQGFYFARPQPADEAVAAMVQAQGSLLFAQQDGLK from the coding sequence TTGCGCTCACTCCCCGTGGACGTTCTCAAGATCGACCGGGTCTTTATCCAGAACAGTCAGACGGACGGGGCCTTTGTCGAGGCGATGGTGGCTCTGGGGCATAGCCTGGATCTGACAGTGGTGGCCGAGGGGATTGAGGACGCGTGTACGGTGGCCCGGCTCCGTCAGCTGGGCTGTGATCTGGGGCAGGGCTTCTACTTTGCGCGGCCCCAGCCCGCAGATGAGGCGGTGGCGGCCATGGTTCAGGCTCAGGGGAGCCTGCTGTTCGCACAGCAAGATGGTTTGAAGTGA
- a CDS encoding transposase — translation MGQINAGLSTTAQLCREHSLAPSLIHRWRKEIEARGEAAFTDPATTDRSAELRIAELERYCGQLSLENTILKKSLATYRSKSGTR, via the coding sequence GTGGGCCAGATCAATGCTGGCCTATCCACCACCGCTCAACTGTGCCGGGAACATTCACTGGCCCCCAGCCTGATCCACCGTTGGCGTAAGGAAATCGAAGCACGCGGCGAAGCTGCGTTCACCGACCCAGCGACAACGGACCGCAGTGCAGAACTGCGGATTGCCGAACTGGAACGTTACTGCGGTCAACTCTCCCTGGAAAATACGATCTTGAAAAAGTCCTTGGCGACGTACCGCTCGAAAAGCGGCACCAGATGA